The following proteins come from a genomic window of Aequorivita marisscotiae:
- the dnaA gene encoding chromosomal replication initiator protein DnaA yields the protein MSKTAESVWNNCLAFIEDNITSQAFKTWFEPIKAVKLTDNALSIQVPSKFFYEWLEEHYVKILKVALTKELGSTAKLVYIIRMENTYGNKQPFTEKIPSANRSNLQSQEIDVPVKNKSPELKNPFVIPGIRNVKIESQLNPNYNFESFLEGESNRLARSAGLAVANKPGGTSFNPLLIFGGVGLGKTHLGHAIGVDIKDKYPEKTVLYISAEKFTQQYIESVKKNNRNDFIHFYQIIDVLIVDDIQLLSGKAGTQDVFFHIFNHLHQNGKQVILTSDKAPVDMIDIEQRLLSRFKWGLSAELNHPDYDTRVAIIKNKLYRDGVEMPDDIIEFLANNIKTNIRELEGAIISLIAHSSFNKKEITIELARKIVDNYVKHTKREVSIDYIQKVVSDYFQMDVDTLQSKTRKRHIVQARQLAMFFAKKFTKASLASIGSQIGQRDHATVLHACKTVDNLSSTDKQFRKYVEDLSKKLTL from the coding sequence ATGAGCAAAACTGCGGAATCGGTTTGGAACAATTGTTTGGCTTTTATCGAAGATAACATCACTTCGCAGGCTTTTAAAACTTGGTTCGAGCCAATTAAAGCGGTTAAGCTAACGGACAATGCCCTGAGCATTCAAGTGCCAAGCAAGTTTTTTTACGAATGGCTTGAAGAACACTATGTTAAAATCTTAAAAGTAGCACTTACTAAAGAATTAGGTTCCACTGCCAAATTGGTGTACATTATTAGAATGGAAAACACCTATGGCAACAAACAACCCTTTACTGAAAAAATACCGAGTGCCAACCGAAGTAACCTACAATCGCAAGAAATAGATGTACCGGTAAAGAACAAAAGCCCAGAGCTTAAAAATCCATTTGTTATTCCCGGTATTCGCAATGTAAAAATCGAATCGCAACTCAATCCAAATTATAATTTTGAAAGTTTTCTGGAAGGCGAATCTAACCGTTTGGCCCGCTCGGCCGGACTGGCTGTTGCCAACAAACCTGGCGGAACTTCATTTAACCCTTTACTTATTTTTGGAGGCGTTGGATTAGGAAAAACCCATTTGGGGCACGCGATTGGAGTAGATATAAAAGATAAATATCCCGAAAAAACCGTACTCTATATTTCTGCTGAAAAGTTTACGCAACAATATATTGAATCGGTTAAAAAGAACAACCGTAACGATTTTATTCACTTCTATCAAATTATAGATGTGTTGATTGTGGACGATATACAATTGCTTTCTGGAAAAGCAGGCACACAGGATGTTTTCTTTCATATTTTCAATCACTTACACCAAAATGGCAAGCAAGTTATATTAACCAGCGACAAAGCTCCCGTTGATATGATTGACATAGAGCAACGTCTGCTCTCGCGTTTTAAATGGGGACTTTCAGCCGAATTAAACCACCCAGATTACGATACCCGGGTTGCCATTATAAAAAACAAACTGTATCGCGACGGGGTAGAAATGCCCGATGATATTATAGAGTTTTTGGCCAATAATATAAAGACCAATATTCGCGAACTGGAAGGCGCCATAATTTCGTTGATTGCCCACTCCTCCTTTAACAAAAAGGAAATTACAATAGAACTCGCCCGAAAAATAGTAGATAACTATGTAAAACACACCAAACGCGAAGTTTCTATAGACTACATTCAAAAAGTAGTGAGTGATTATTTCCAAATGGATGTAGATACACTGCAATCAAAAACACGAAAAAGACACATTGTACAAGCCCGACAATTGGCCATGTTTTTTGCGAAGAAATTTACAAAAGCCTCCCTTGCCTCCATTGGTTCGCAAATTGGGCAACGTGATCACGCTACGGTTCTACACGCTTGTAAAACGGTTGATAACCTCTCAAGTACCGATAAGCAATTTCGAAAATACGTAGAAGATTTAAGTAAAAAATTGACACTTTAA
- a CDS encoding low molecular weight protein-tyrosine-phosphatase has translation MVCLGNICRSPLAEGILKSKIDTSKVHVDSAGTGHWHVGDTPDKRSIAVGKKYNIDITQQRGRQFNVKDFDEFDLIYVMDNSNKDDVLALAKTDAHRQKVKLILDEIFPDENVDVPDPYFGGDSGFENVYKMLDEACTQIAQRF, from the coding sequence ATGGTCTGTCTTGGCAATATTTGCCGATCGCCCTTGGCCGAGGGAATTTTAAAGTCGAAGATAGACACTTCAAAAGTACACGTAGATTCTGCCGGAACAGGACATTGGCACGTGGGCGATACGCCAGATAAAAGAAGTATTGCGGTAGGAAAAAAATACAATATTGATATTACCCAACAACGCGGAAGACAATTTAATGTAAAGGATTTTGATGAATTCGATTTAATTTACGTTATGGACAACAGCAATAAAGATGATGTTTTGGCCCTTGCTAAAACCGACGCGCATCGCCAAAAGGTAAAATTGATTCTCGATGAAATCTTCCCCGACGAAAATGTAGATGTTCCCGACCCATATTTTGGCGGAGATTCCGGATTTGAAAATGTGTATAAAATGCTCGATGAAGCTTGCACGCAAATTGCCCAAAGGTTTTAA
- a CDS encoding PQQ-dependent sugar dehydrogenase has product MKNTLLSLLFFIISASVFSQDVSIELFKDNFNQPLSLQHANDDRLFVVEKGGQIKVIQGDGTINSTPFLNISAQISTNSERGLLGMAFHPEYANNGYFYVNYTDISGNTQISRFTVDSTNPDLADPASELPILDYSQPAPNHNGGNLAFGPDGYLYIASGDGGSSGDPDNRGQNLGSLLGKILRIDIDNPSGGNNYGIPASNPFVGNPDALDEIWAYGLRNPWRFSFDFVANNLWIADVGQTSREEINRVNVTEAGINYGWRCYEGTQPFNTQNCPPQSELTFPLAEYTHSSGNCSISGGYVYRGSIYTDISGLYFFADFCSGLIGTVDNAGTLVEHGTFTGSWVSFGEDVNNELYIIDLGGSIYKVKGGEIANTEAFLMENSLHMLPNPASENVSFHLKDGVLKTISLFNIEGRLVLSEENILSSEKVISISNLETGIYFAKIISAKEQTTVKKLIIQ; this is encoded by the coding sequence ATGAAAAACACACTACTCTCCCTACTCTTTTTTATAATTTCAGCATCGGTTTTTTCTCAAGATGTAAGCATAGAATTGTTTAAAGACAACTTTAATCAACCTTTGAGCTTACAGCATGCCAACGACGACCGTTTATTTGTTGTTGAAAAAGGTGGGCAGATAAAAGTAATTCAGGGCGATGGCACCATAAATAGCACACCATTTTTAAACATTTCGGCCCAAATATCAACAAATAGCGAGCGTGGCTTGCTTGGCATGGCTTTTCATCCAGAATATGCTAATAACGGTTATTTTTATGTGAATTACACCGATATAAGCGGCAACACACAAATTTCAAGATTTACGGTAGATAGCACAAATCCCGATTTGGCAGATCCAGCTTCAGAATTACCAATTCTTGACTATTCCCAGCCGGCTCCAAACCACAACGGCGGTAATTTGGCTTTCGGACCTGATGGGTATTTGTATATTGCTTCCGGAGATGGCGGCAGTAGTGGCGATCCTGACAACCGAGGACAGAATTTAGGTTCTCTTTTAGGAAAAATCCTGCGCATTGATATTGATAATCCCAGCGGCGGTAACAACTACGGAATTCCAGCGAGCAATCCGTTTGTGGGAAATCCGGATGCGCTTGATGAAATTTGGGCATACGGTTTACGTAATCCGTGGCGATTTTCGTTTGATTTTGTCGCGAATAATCTATGGATTGCAGATGTAGGCCAAACAAGCCGCGAAGAAATAAACAGAGTTAATGTTACCGAAGCAGGCATAAATTACGGATGGAGATGCTATGAAGGCACCCAGCCCTTTAACACACAAAATTGCCCGCCACAGTCTGAATTAACCTTTCCATTAGCAGAATATACCCATAGTAGCGGCAATTGTTCCATTTCGGGAGGATATGTTTACAGAGGCTCCATTTATACAGATATTTCTGGACTTTACTTTTTCGCAGACTTTTGTAGTGGGCTTATTGGAACTGTGGACAATGCCGGAACTTTAGTAGAACACGGCACTTTTACTGGAAGTTGGGTTTCTTTTGGTGAAGATGTTAATAACGAACTTTATATAATAGATCTTGGCGGCTCCATTTATAAAGTTAAAGGAGGCGAAATTGCCAATACTGAAGCCTTTTTAATGGAAAATAGTTTGCATATGCTTCCAAATCCCGCTTCAGAAAATGTTTCTTTTCATTTAAAGGATGGCGTTCTCAAAACTATTTCACTTTTTAATATTGAAGGGCGTTTAGTTCTTTCGGAAGAAAATATTTTAAGTAG